A single genomic interval of Legionella israelensis harbors:
- the rpoZ gene encoding DNA-directed RNA polymerase subunit omega: MARVTVEDCLEHVANRFELVMVATKRAREIAVRGEQPMVEWENDKPTVVALREIAEGLVGPEILDKD; the protein is encoded by the coding sequence ATGGCACGTGTTACTGTCGAAGACTGTTTAGAGCATGTCGCAAACCGTTTTGAACTGGTTATGGTTGCAACAAAACGTGCACGTGAAATAGCTGTGCGCGGAGAACAACCCATGGTCGAGTGGGAAAACGACAAACCTACCGTTGTTGCTTTACGTGAGATTGCCGAAGGGTTGGTCGGCCCCGAGATTCTGGATAAGGACTAA
- the gmk gene encoding guanylate kinase — MADQISGNVFILAAPSGGGKTSLIKKLVKTLDNIEVSISHTTRPQRPGEKNGVDYYFIDEEQFLKMINENAFVEHAKVFDYFYGTSVDEINNRLKAGIDVILDIDWQGAQQIKHLFPSTASIFILPPSLSALRQRLSDRQREDVAIIQDRMKQAQKEISHYGEFDYLIVNEDFEKAAFELQAIVIAHRLRLKRQALEQAKLLSFLLSSK, encoded by the coding sequence ATGGCTGATCAAATTTCAGGAAATGTGTTTATTTTGGCTGCTCCATCGGGGGGAGGCAAAACCAGTCTGATTAAGAAACTGGTAAAGACATTGGATAATATTGAAGTATCCATATCACACACGACACGTCCTCAACGCCCTGGTGAAAAAAATGGTGTTGATTATTATTTTATCGATGAAGAACAATTTTTAAAAATGATCAATGAAAATGCTTTTGTTGAACATGCTAAGGTGTTTGATTATTTTTATGGAACATCCGTAGACGAGATCAACAATCGTTTAAAGGCAGGAATTGATGTTATTCTGGACATCGACTGGCAAGGTGCTCAGCAAATAAAACATTTATTTCCCAGCACGGCAAGTATATTTATTTTACCGCCATCGCTCAGTGCTTTGCGACAGCGACTATCGGATAGACAGCGAGAGGATGTGGCGATTATTCAGGATCGTATGAAACAGGCTCAGAAAGAAATAAGCCATTATGGGGAATTTGATTATTTGATTGTGAATGAGGATTTTGAGAAGGCTGCCTTTGAATTACAGGCTATCGTTATCGCTCATCGACTTCGACTGAAGAGGCAGGCCTTAGAACAGGCAAAATTGCTTTCATTTCTACTGTCTTCCAAGTAA